In Parasteatoda tepidariorum isolate YZ-2023 chromosome 2, CAS_Ptep_4.0, whole genome shotgun sequence, one DNA window encodes the following:
- the LOC107456362 gene encoding histone-lysine N-methyltransferase Smyd1-like, protein MPGFKVGELILTCTPYSYVLNNKFKNQYCDFCFKENNRLKKCSRCSFTYYCDKNCQVKAWQMHQIECKYLKNCVGEKPDETTRAFALLILQVKKHGVDKPIINVGVRKVSFATLMSHAEDIKRDLKVKKKIEHFSVLLRKYIGSENTPSFDELTEIIGKTIINSFTILDVSSTEGIGKGLYLEASVFDHSCDPDALVVFEGTTLSVRMRRNISHRNICDVRISYLDVFLQLTDQRRMLLQEKYYFHCECEHCTSLKFDDLMTKLLADTDEAKQKALACQKEFKEKEQRFESLSSINPQLVLEECKKLLKAQSEVLADSHICKIKTLQIAWDTFLQLNAPEESIKMASCLEKYLKLYYGNVNIVLGSFYLYYGIHLHSLGHKKEGASKMSESDNIFKIIFGTQHPFYKSVEFYKQTLKL, encoded by the coding sequence ATGCCTGGCTTTAAGGTAGGAGAATTAATATTAACTTGTACACCATAttcttatgttttaaataataagtttaaaaatcaatattgtgacttttgttttaaagagaACAATCGACTGAAAAAATGCTCTCGATGTTCATTTACTTATTACTGTGATAAAAATTGCCAAGTAAAGGCTTGGCAAATGCATCAAATTGAAtgcaaatatcttaaaaactgtGTTGGGGAGAAACCAGATGAAACAACGCGTGCTTTTGCTCTTTTAATACTTCAAGTTAAAAAGCATGGCGTTGATAAACCAATCATAAATGTAGGTGTTCGAAAAGTATCATTTGCAACACTAATGTCTCACGCGGAGGATATTAAGCGGGAtctgaaagtaaaaaagaagatCGAGCATTTTTCTGTGCTTCTTCGGAAGTATATTGGATCTGAGAATACGCCTTCTTTTGATGAATTAACTGAAATCATTGGAAAAACGATAATAAACTCATTCACTATTCTTGATGTGTCGTCAACAGAGGGCATTGGGAAAGGTCTTTATTTAGAAGCTTCGGTTTTTGACCATTCCTGTGATCCTGATGCTCTTGTTGTTTTTGAGGGTACAACTTTAAGTGTCAGAATGAGAAGAAATATATCTCATCGAAACATTTGTGACGTTCGTATTTCATACTTGGATGTTTTCCTACAGTTAACTGATCAGAGACGAATGCTTCTgcaggaaaaatattattttcattgtgaATGTGAACATTGCACTTCACTTAAATTCGATGATTTAATGACAAAACTCTTAGCTGACACTGATGAAGCTAAACAAAAAGCACTTGCCTGTCAAAAAGAGTTTAAAGAGAAAGAACAACGGTTTGAAAGTTTGTCGTCGATAAACCCGCAACTTGTTTTGGAAGAATGCAAAAAGTTACTAAAAGCACAGTCTGAAGTCCTTGCTGATTCACAcatctgtaaaattaaaacccTGCAAATTGCTTGGGATACTTTCCTTCAGCTGAATGCACCTGAAGAATCGATTAAAATGGCTTCTTGcttagaaaaatacttaaaactgtATTATGGAAATGTTAATATTGTGTTGGGATCTTTCTATCTTTATTATGGTATACATTTGCATTCATTAGGTCATAAGAAAGAAGGTGCTTCCAAAATGTCTGAGTctgacaata